DNA sequence from the Dermacentor silvarum isolate Dsil-2018 unplaced genomic scaffold, BIME_Dsil_1.4 Seq3089, whole genome shotgun sequence genome:
tctgagctaaccaggcggctagcagatggcagggcgaagtcgaatttgtcgacaactcgaagcaaaggcaagtgtatgacgtaatagttcagcggaaatccgctaggtggagataagtaattaaaggtaaacttctttcgaggaacccggttgggtttccattgtagcaaattgctacatttggaaACATGTctgtttccctttaattacttatctccacctagcggatttccgctgaactattacgtcatacacttgcctttgcttcgagttgtcgacaaattcgacttcgccctgccatcttctagccgcctggttagctcagatggtagagcggctgccccggaaaggcggtggtcccgggttcgagtcccggaccaggacgaatttttcttcaactgcgaggctttctttcgaggaacccggttgggtttccattgtagcaaattgctacatttgggtggatgtctcagtgtccctttaattacttaactccacctagcggatttccgctgaactattacgtcatttctggggtacttttgagacacgctggccgcacagcgcgctgtgacgcagttagcgataagcagctcggccgtggtgataaagttagtttggcgtgtaatgaatcttagagggacaagattgtgacgttttttgtggccccgcaacaacatataccttatTTCGgcactcacgcctgttgaaaacgcgatgggcgattgccaagaatgataacatggggtgtgctgctggcgccggcagagcgcgcgaaagataacgccgacgaacatatcagaaacttgtaattcgaaaattccgtcttctaaaggactgaaaaagggcattgcacccacgcatttgtctcgAGTGCAAATAGAAGgtattctgcgaacgtctagcatggtctggctgggagcctctgttgcgtccgtctgtatgtaaaagcgaattgcttttgtttgtaatgccgcccatacaccgctttcgcacgtttcgcctctacacgcagtatacCAGTCTAAATACCGAAATGAcgcatgcttgtaacatgctgttacctgcttgtaaatgtaacatgtttgtaatttactttttttcagctggttccgtccggtggagcttcatacgggaacttcctactgcttacctggggtcacaacgttgaaTGAACGCACAAAACGCGGAACGAGCttatatatagagcaaaataaatatttccacatttcacaaaaggtcttgcgtctactctgtgaaaatgcacgtggcacagattcgatgagacttgacgagatcgttcgcaatcatttttaccaaatgctaaaccgattccgcacgaagaggaaaaaaaaaaaaaaaaggggggggggggggggaggggggcgcagccaacgtgctagcttgcgttcaaaatgcgcgcgccgaGAACCGAAACCGGTAGTGATTTATGCCGACCGcatggcgcgctgcagtcaattcggccgctgggctctatgggagtgtcccctcttgggTTGATCAAACCAAGTGTAGTGCAGAACTCTGTGTCGGCATGAATATAGTTCCAGTGTTGTACCTGCAGCCTGCCTCATTGATTGTAGTCTCCAGTGCaatcagtgaggcattgttttcttttggtggaATTGACCATGTTACTGAACGCTCTCAGCAGTCTTGCGagtcatcttccattgacaatggctgtGGCGCTTAGGATCAGAGAGCCACTAAGGCAGGAaagcagctgctaggtgctttccagcttGCACTTTTGtttgatgcctcacttctgcagccagtgtagcgatgcctttccggtagtaatgccttttcgcgcttatcacgctttgtcagtggtcagagcgacggtgcgcttacattatcaacgggatcagccggccgtgagcggtggatgataagactagtatagaagacatcgctacaaaataccggcccaggtgtctgtgccagccaaAGGGGCCGTGAACGGAGCTCATGaggaggttctctttatgaagggtaTGATGGATATTGTTACGAGACATCGTGAAAATATAACAGAGTTGGCGCTCGGTGTGCTTAGTCGCCCAGTCCGGGGTGCCGatacgcgaaatgcctagccgcgggctcgaggagtcgacgctcgatgagcttagtcgcgcagtccgaggtgccgatgcgcgagatgcctagccgcgggctcaagGAGCCGACGCTCGGTGTGCTTAGTCGCCCAACGTCTGGGGTGCCGATACGCGAAGTGCCTAgctgcgggctcgaggagtcgccGCTCGAtgagcttagtcgcacagtccgaggtgccgatgcgcgaaatgcctagccgcgggctcggagtcgacgctcgatgagcttagtcgcgcagtccgaggtgccgatgcgcgaaatgcctagccgcgggctcgaggagtcgacgctcggtGTGCTTGGTCGCGCAGTCACAAGTTACTGCTCTCAAGGGCAAATTGCGGTGGAAAGTGTGGGTCGTTAATAAGGTCGTTAataaccgaagcagacgaccaagtgTGTCGCACTGTCTTGTCATCGCATCACTGCAGCCACCGCTTGTATGTAGTTTCACTAGCAAGCGCCTGACTGTAGCAACGGCGATTTCTGTCGTGTTGCTTGGCGTCTTGCACAAATGGCCTGTCCATTGACACAATGTCACAACGTAGATCATGTGTTTGTGCAGGCTGATGTCGAGGCAGCAATTCAACAAGTAAAGGAAGCCAAGCGTCAGAGGACCAATCCTAAGATTCATTCGGTAGACATCCAGGCAAAACTGAGAGATGAACATCGTTCATCCAGCAAAGAGAATCGTCTACAGTTGCTGCTGAAACACCGTTCCATTCTGAAAGAAGTCTGCTCGAAAGAAATCACTGATGAAGACTTGGAGGCTCCACGTGGGTCAGCACACAGCTTGTTCCAACTTTACGACGTGTTCGCTGAAGACAAGGAGAAAGACGATGACACAAAAGAAAATGTAAGTTCATATGGTTGCATTGCCTCTAGTGTGCCGTGGACATAGatagcttaaagggacactaaagcaaaacactaaatcagttcaaACTGATAAAGCCTTCTTTGATAACTCTCTTCTCATTAATTTTGACCTAATAGGTTGATAATTAGAAAAAAATGTCAAGGTTGCTCAGTTTTTTAATTTAATTTCGTGTGAAATCCCCAACGCCGGTATGTCACCGTGACATCATGGATTGCAAAATATTTTTTCATATGTAGGCCGTGCTGGCTCGGCAAAAGTTCCCGGAACTCGCCATGTTCAAACTTTGGCTGTCAACAGCCATGACATCAcagctggtgtgggaacttcaaggaggCCCGCCCATCTTTTGTTATTtcttcttttctggcttaccaaaggCCTTATTGTGGTAGGAGTGGTGTTTTTTATtatattgtagaagggtaatttactgacACAGAACAAATaaattttctctttagtgtccctttaagtgaaATGTTTTACAATAACTCAATGTTAATGATGTTTCACGTAACTTTATTTTCACTCAGCGACAGTGATTTCCGTTGCTCCGCAACCGCGGGGACTAGGACTGCTAGGGTCGGAGAGACATGATACTTTTGAGGCACCCTTAAAGAATAGATGTTCTAAAAGAGCTGGACCTGGAACATAGTGTGGACCTTCTGCCACTGGTGTTTGATAATAGTGTCCACATGTGCCGCACTTGTGCTGTGGCATTCGCAAAAGGCATGATGGGTGGCCTCCTTTCCGTTTCTGGGTGCACTGACGCCTGTATTGTGGCGAAGCGCCTACAAGTAAATTGCAGTTTCATCTTTCTTTGGGCTGAGCCGCTCAACATAATGGTGCCTTTCTGTAGAGTGAAATTTTCCATAAGTAACTAAATTTTTGGCTTCAAATTGTAACTCTGCTCGAATGCTTATAGCACGTAGTATCAGTTGTGTGGCACGTAAGTAGCAGCAATGCGTAATAGTGGTATCACAAGTGCAATCTTGCATTTTTCATAAGAAAAATACGGTATAAAGAAATACAGTTAAACCCGATATATTGAATCtgaggggatcacaaaaagtttgatatataggtatttcgataaataaaataaaaattgcattGAAATATTTTTAAGGGGATTTTGCTGCTGTTCGTTCTACACAATAATTCGTCATGTGGGTgcgatatacccgggttcgactaTATTTACTAGACAGTGTCATGCAAATGTCAGAAGTGTCAAGCAGGTTGCGTTACTGGAATTACAGGAACAGTA
Encoded proteins:
- the LOC119434888 gene encoding probable RNA polymerase II nuclear localization protein SLC7A6OS; translated protein: MAETVTTTAVRIKRKADENPSDAIVLATKRARTSSEDESGENFTFQYAGTVDTLADVEAAIQQVKEAKRQRTNPKIHSVDIQAKLRDEHRSSSKENRLQLLLKHRSILKEVCSKEITDEDLEAPRGSAHSLFQLYDVFAEDKEKDDDTKENVSSYGCIASSVPWT